Proteins encoded by one window of Desulfobacteraceae bacterium:
- a CDS encoding DUF1343 domain-containing protein has product MVQVQTGLEKLLTHPPAWLAGQRLGLLCNPASVDHRLRHARDLIQARFPGQLKALYSPQHGFFAEKQDNMIESDHITDPVSGLPVFSLYGQTRVPTEEMLAPIDLLLVDLQDVGTRVYTFVYTVSYCLEAARKFGKRVVILDRPNPIDGIQVEGNCLDSETVSFVGRYPIPMRHGLTLGELTGLFNQAFGVCCELDVVPLTGWRRWMDFAATGLPWVPPSPNLPTPAAARVYPGQVLWEGTNVSEGRGTTQPFEVFGAPFFDTRKILAAVDKAELSGIWLRPLVFEPTASKWSGSACHGFQIHVTDPARYRPYEATLELLRAVLACHPAEFAWRQPPYEYEFEKLPIVLLTGATSLHRQLAAGVPVRTLAAAWEPELNRFREMRAKYLLYG; this is encoded by the coding sequence ATGGTGCAGGTTCAAACCGGTCTTGAAAAACTGCTGACCCACCCCCCGGCTTGGCTGGCCGGTCAGCGGCTGGGCCTGCTGTGCAACCCGGCTTCGGTGGACCACCGCTTGCGTCACGCCCGCGATCTGATCCAGGCTCGCTTTCCCGGCCAGTTGAAAGCCCTCTACTCCCCCCAGCACGGCTTTTTTGCCGAAAAGCAAGACAACATGATCGAGTCCGACCACATCACGGACCCCGTCTCCGGTTTGCCGGTCTTCAGCCTCTACGGCCAGACGCGGGTACCCACGGAGGAGATGCTGGCGCCGATCGACCTCTTGCTGGTGGACCTGCAGGATGTCGGCACGCGGGTCTACACCTTTGTTTACACCGTCTCCTACTGCCTGGAGGCTGCCCGCAAATTCGGCAAGCGGGTGGTGATCCTGGACCGCCCCAACCCCATCGACGGGATCCAGGTGGAAGGCAACTGCCTTGATTCCGAAACGGTCTCGTTCGTGGGGCGCTATCCCATTCCCATGCGCCACGGTCTCACCCTGGGCGAGCTCACCGGCCTTTTCAACCAGGCCTTCGGCGTTTGCTGCGAGCTGGACGTGGTGCCGCTTACAGGCTGGCGGCGTTGGATGGATTTTGCGGCCACGGGTCTTCCCTGGGTGCCCCCGTCGCCCAACCTGCCCACACCGGCCGCGGCCCGGGTCTACCCCGGTCAGGTGCTCTGGGAGGGGACCAATGTCTCCGAGGGGCGCGGCACCACCCAGCCCTTTGAGGTCTTCGGCGCCCCCTTTTTCGATACCCGCAAGATTCTGGCCGCCGTGGACAAGGCGGAACTTTCAGGGATCTGGCTGCGGCCGCTGGTGTTCGAGCCAACCGCCAGCAAGTGGTCCGGCAGCGCCTGCCACGGTTTCCAGATACATGTTACCGACCCAGCCCGCTACCGCCCATACGAGGCTACCCTTGAACTGCTGCGGGCCGTGCTGGCCTGTCACCCCGCGGAGTTTGCCTGGCGGCAGCCGCCCTACGAGTACGAATTCGAGAAATTGCCCATCGTGCTGCTCACCGGCGCCACAAGTTTACATCGGCAGTTGGCCGCGGGGGTGCCCGTGCGCACCCTGGCGGCCGCCTGGGAGCCTGAGCTCAACCGCTTCAGAGAGATGCGGGCGAAATATCTGCTCTATGGCTGA
- a CDS encoding cobalamin biosynthesis protein CbiA: protein MGLNLKGVVIIVGNYGSGKSEVAVNLAVHSRRAGRSVRIADLDLVNPYFRTREARGPLTALGIEVVLPPERYLHADLPILDPAVAGAILAPGDITILDVGGDGVGATVLAALADAFRKHPPRMLQVVNPYRPFTETLQGCQQIRAQIESAARMTVDGFVGNANLMDETTAHHIYDGYQFVRELAAAAALPLEFVTAAAPLLPHLDRSRFACPLLPIERQLVTPWVKAAPLGPKNLRVV, encoded by the coding sequence TTGGGACTGAATTTAAAAGGTGTGGTCATCATCGTCGGCAATTACGGCAGCGGCAAATCCGAAGTCGCCGTCAACCTGGCGGTGCACAGCCGGCGGGCCGGCCGCTCGGTTCGGATCGCCGATCTGGACCTGGTCAACCCCTATTTCCGGACCCGCGAAGCCCGAGGGCCGCTCACAGCCCTGGGCATCGAAGTCGTACTGCCGCCGGAGCGCTACCTGCACGCGGACCTGCCCATTTTGGACCCTGCCGTGGCGGGGGCTATTCTGGCCCCGGGGGACATCACCATTTTGGATGTGGGCGGTGACGGGGTCGGCGCCACCGTGCTGGCGGCACTGGCCGATGCCTTCCGCAAGCACCCGCCGCGCATGCTGCAGGTGGTCAATCCCTACCGGCCGTTTACCGAAACCCTCCAGGGCTGCCAGCAGATTCGCGCCCAAATTGAATCCGCCGCCCGCATGACCGTGGATGGCTTTGTGGGCAACGCCAATCTGATGGACGAAACCACCGCCCACCACATCTACGATGGCTACCAATTCGTCCGGGAACTGGCCGCTGCCGCGGCCCTGCCGCTGGAGTTCGTCACCGCGGCAGCGCCCCTGCTGCCCCACCTGGACCGCAGCCGGTTTGCCTGCCCGCTGCTGCCCATCGAGCGCCAACTGGTGACACCCTGGGTCAAGGCGGCGCCGCTGGGACCCAAAAACCTGCGTGTGGTCTGA
- a CDS encoding 4Fe-4S binding protein, with protein MKYKHIVDSDRCKGCGLCVDICPKNVLEISKQVNTKGYFPVYQARPEDCIFCSACCIMCPDVAITIIAIAEEKEKAQSA; from the coding sequence ATGAAGTACAAACACATTGTCGACAGCGATCGCTGCAAGGGCTGCGGGCTGTGCGTGGACATCTGCCCCAAGAACGTCCTGGAAATTTCCAAGCAGGTCAACACCAAAGGCTATTTCCCGGTGTACCAGGCGCGGCCAGAGGACTGCATCTTCTGCTCGGCCTGCTGCATCATGTGCCCGGACGTTGCCATCACCATCATCGCGATAGCCGAGGAAAAAGAAAAGGCGCAATCAGCTTAG
- the vorB gene encoding 3-methyl-2-oxobutanoate dehydrogenase subunit VorB — translation MGKILMKGNEAIGEAAIRAGCLNYFAYPITPQSEVAEYLARRMPEVNGVFLQGESEVAVAYMLFGAAGCGERVFTSSSSPGISLMSEGLSYIAGAQLPVVFVNIMRGGPGLGGILPSQGDYFQATKGGGHGDYHLLVMAPASVQETVEMVMQAFPLAEKYRNPVMILGDGLIGQMMEPVAFPDHLQVPASDKSAWATSGIDTRKGGDRNLVKSLYLDPKVLNDHNLLLKSKYERMAREEIRFEPYNLDADYEVLIVSYGTMSRVCRTTIDALKERGVDVGMLRPQTLFPFPLQAIREAAAKPSCKVVVSIEMSMGQMVEDVERAVQGQRPVTWYGKCGGDVPTPEEIADVVLELGKKGA, via the coding sequence ATGGGCAAGATTTTGATGAAGGGAAACGAGGCCATCGGCGAGGCGGCCATCAGGGCCGGCTGCCTGAACTACTTTGCCTATCCGATTACCCCGCAATCCGAGGTGGCCGAGTATCTCGCCCGCCGGATGCCCGAGGTCAACGGCGTCTTTCTTCAAGGCGAAAGCGAAGTCGCCGTCGCTTATATGCTGTTCGGGGCCGCCGGCTGCGGGGAGCGGGTCTTCACCTCGTCCTCGAGCCCCGGCATCAGTCTGATGAGCGAGGGGTTGAGCTACATCGCGGGCGCCCAGCTGCCGGTGGTGTTCGTCAATATCATGCGCGGCGGCCCCGGCCTGGGCGGCATCCTGCCCTCCCAGGGGGACTACTTTCAGGCCACCAAGGGCGGCGGCCACGGGGATTACCACCTGCTGGTGATGGCGCCGGCCAGCGTTCAGGAAACCGTCGAGATGGTGATGCAGGCATTTCCGCTGGCGGAGAAATACCGCAACCCGGTCATGATCCTGGGCGACGGCCTGATCGGCCAGATGATGGAGCCGGTGGCCTTTCCCGACCACCTACAGGTCCCTGCCAGCGACAAAAGCGCCTGGGCCACCAGCGGCATCGACACCCGTAAGGGCGGGGACCGCAACCTGGTCAAATCCCTCTACCTGGACCCCAAGGTGCTCAACGACCACAACCTCCTCTTGAAGTCCAAATACGAGCGCATGGCCCGGGAGGAGATCCGCTTCGAGCCTTACAACCTCGACGCCGACTACGAGGTACTGATCGTCAGCTACGGCACCATGAGCCGGGTCTGCCGCACCACCATCGACGCCCTCAAAGAGCGCGGCGTCGATGTCGGCATGCTGCGCCCCCAGACCCTGTTTCCCTTCCCGCTGCAGGCGATCCGCGAGGCGGCGGCCAAACCCAGCTGCAAGGTGGTGGTCAGCATCGAGATGAGCATGGGCCAGATGGTCGAAGATGTCGAACGCGCGGTTCAGGGCCAGCGGCCGGTCACCTGGTACGGCAAGTGCGGCGGCGATGTGCCCACCCCGGAGGAAATTGCGGACGTCGTTCTCGAACTCGGAAAAAAAGGAGCATAA